The following proteins come from a genomic window of Rutidosis leptorrhynchoides isolate AG116_Rl617_1_P2 chromosome 10, CSIRO_AGI_Rlap_v1, whole genome shotgun sequence:
- the LOC139872571 gene encoding small ribosomal subunit protein uS10z/uS10x-like: MAAAATYAAVKPAKLGLEEPQEQVHKIRITLSSKNVKNLEKVCADLIRGSKDKKLRVKGPVRMPTKVLNITTRKSPCGEGTNTWDRFELRVHKRVIDLFSSPDVVKQITSITIEPGVEVEVTIADS, encoded by the exons ATGGCGGCGGCAGCAACTTACGCAGCGGTGAAGCCGGCAAAGCTAGGGCTTGAAGAACCTCAAGAGCAGGTTCACAAGATTAGAATTACACTCTCTTCTAAGAATGTCAAAAATCTTGAGAAAG TGTGTGCGGATCTGATCCGTGGATCTAAAGACAAGAAATTGAGGGTAAAGGGGCCCGTAAGAATGCCAACCAAGGTTCTTAACATTACTACCAGGAAATCTCCTTGCGGTGAAG GAACTAACACGTGGGATAGATTTGAGCTTCGGGTGCACAAGCGTGTGATTGACCTTTTCAGCTCACCAGATGTAGTGAAGCAAATTACCTCCATCACCATTGAACCTGGTGTTGAGGTTGAGGTTACAATTGCTGATTCCTAG
- the LOC139872250 gene encoding guanylate kinase 1-like, with protein sequence MGEAPALFADDSLASFSNGLHLKMHEFETATVVGNKTYVIGTTDDATSNGVRIFDKSTGEWVFPTVLGTQPKAFNGHSTMPLNNDKILIIKHNSNSNDCVWFLEVDTQFVQDQKVKFDTEVVAWSKGVIGDTERPIVISGPSGVGKGTLINMLMKDYPTMFGFSVSHTTRKPREKEENGVHYHFTERNVMEEEIKAGKFLEFAAVHGNLYGTSIEAVEVVADAGKRCILDIDVQGARSVRASSLEAIFVFICPPSFEELEKRLRARGTETEEQIGKRLKNAKAELDQGTSSGLFDHILVNDDLEACYARLKEILNLDGKTDAIPKTSTDEVFALPTDFSLSKFHEKILINSPNAHQKIVLDLSCIKGGAPGRTRGLSMYITDSNTDDGNF encoded by the exons ATG GGTGAAGCTCCAGCTTTGTTTGCTGATGATTCACTTGCCAGTTTTTCAAATGGATTGCATTTGAAAATGCATGAATTTGAAACAGCCActgttgttggaaataaaaca TATGTCATTGGCACAACTGATGATGCAACATCAAATGGAGTTCGAATTTTTGATAAATCCACCGGTGAATG GGTGTTTCCAACCGTTCTAGGAACACAACCGAAGGCATTCAATGGTCATTCGACAATGCCTTTGAATAACGATAAAATTTTGATTATCAAACACAACTCAAATTCAAATGATTGTGTGTGGTTTCTTGAG GTGGACACTCAGTTTGTTCAAGATCAAAAGGTTAAATTTGATACCGAGGTAGTTGCATGGAGTAAGGGAGTTATAGGTGATACCGAGAGGCCGATAGTAATTAGTGGCCCGTCTGGTGTAGGTAAGGGTACACTAATTAATATGTTAATGAAAGATTATCCAACAATGTTCGGGTTTTCGGTTAGTCACACAACACGTAAACCGAGGGAAAAAGAGGAAAATGGTGTTCATTATCATTTTACTGAACGAAACGTTATGGAAGAAGAGATTAAAGCCGGGAAGTTTTTAGAGTTTGCTGCTGTTCATGGAAACCTTTATGGAACTAGCATAGAAGCTGTTGAGGTGGTCGCTGATGCAGGAAAG AGATGTATTCTTGATATTGATGTTCAAGGGGCAAGGTCTGTGAGGGCTAGTTCACTTGAGGCTATTTTCGTCTTTATTTGCCCACCCTCATTTGAGGAGCTTGAGAAGCGCCTTCGTGCAAG AGGGACGGAGACTGAAGAGCAGATTGGAAAGCGACTAAAAAATGCTAAAGCCGAACTTGATCAAGGAACGTCTTCTGGTCTTTTTGATCATATTTTGGTGAACGATGACCTTGAGGCCTGTTATGCACGACTTAAG GAAATCTTAAATCTTGATGGAAAGACAGATGCTATCCCAAAAACAT CAACTGATGAGGTGTTTGCGTTGCCAACGGACTTCTCATTGTCCAAATTTCATGAAAAGATTTTGATAAACAGTCCGAATGCTCATCAAAA GATCGTGCTCGATTTATCTTGTATAAAAGGTGGGGCCCCTGGGCGGACTCGAGGGCTATCTATGTACATCACTGATTCAAATACAGATGATGGCAACTTCTAG